In a single window of the Niabella ginsenosidivorans genome:
- a CDS encoding rod shape-determining protein MreD, whose protein sequence is MSDLVKNSIRFVLFVFVQVYVFNVMPHLHELITPYIYFLFILWLPFTIKRGWLLLLGFLLGMTVDYFTMTPGLHAAAAVLVAFLRPFIIHLFAPKDATEYTYQEPSPKSMGWTAYSLYALMLSFAHNFYLQLLEWLSFGSFIHFLLKTLVTTAVSMLLILITELIFFRKQRYRTNTA, encoded by the coding sequence GTGAGTGACTTAGTAAAAAATAGTATCCGGTTCGTATTATTTGTTTTTGTACAGGTATACGTGTTCAATGTAATGCCGCACCTGCATGAACTGATCACCCCCTATATTTATTTTTTGTTTATACTCTGGCTGCCTTTTACCATAAAAAGAGGCTGGTTGCTGCTGCTTGGATTTTTGCTGGGCATGACGGTTGATTATTTTACCATGACCCCGGGATTGCATGCGGCAGCGGCGGTATTGGTGGCTTTCCTGAGACCCTTCATTATTCACTTATTTGCCCCCAAAGACGCAACGGAATATACTTACCAGGAACCCTCTCCCAAATCAATGGGGTGGACGGCTTACAGCCTGTATGCGTTAATGTTGTCCTTTGCCCATAATTTTTACCTGCAGTTGCTGGAGTGGCTGTCTTTCGGTTCCTTTATTCATTTCCTGCTAAAAACGCTGGTGACCACTGCGGTCAGCATGTTGCTGATCCTGATTACAGAGCTCATTTTCTTCCGCAAGCAACGCTATCGTACCAATACGGCCTAA